One Amorphoplanes digitatis genomic window carries:
- a CDS encoding acyl-CoA dehydrogenase family protein produces the protein MSIFTGRASRTQVKGVTVTKPADVSEKQARQVAEAARQSEWRKPSFGKELFLGRFRLDLIDPWQAAESSTDADDFLAKLEAYLRAEVDGVRIEREGRIPDEVFHGLARLGAFGMKIDKEYGGLGLSNLHYCKALTLIGSVNPALGALLSAHQSIGVPQPLKLFGTAEQKKAFLPRLAAGEVSAFLLTEPDVGSDPARLGTVAEPVEGGYRLNGVKLWATNGTLATLLVVMARVPDRGITAFVVEGEAPGITVERRNEFLGLRGLENSVTRFHDVFVPAENLIGGLGKGLKIALTTLNTGRLSLPALCLGAAKWSVNIAREWSAERVQWGRQVGQHEAVAKKIAFIAATTYAMESMLDLCCTIADDDRNDIRIEAALVKLFASEMSWLVADELIQVRGGRGYETAESQAARGERAVEAEQILRDLRINRIFEGSTEIMHLLIAREAVDAHLSVAGDIIDPDAGAGQKVKTGARAGAFYARWLPTLAVGRGQLPKGYGEFGVLAAHLRYVERASRKLARSVFYAMSRWQGKLERKQGFLGRVVDIGAELFAMSAVCVRAQGERQTHPEGVELAHVFCRQARLRIEALFTALWDNTDAPDVEVARRVLDGRYAFLEEGIILPPGDGAWVSTWEPGPTTAEDVRRRIPPA, from the coding sequence ATGAGCATCTTCACGGGGCGTGCCAGCCGTACCCAGGTCAAGGGGGTAACCGTGACCAAGCCGGCCGACGTCTCCGAGAAGCAGGCGCGACAGGTAGCCGAGGCCGCTCGCCAGTCCGAGTGGCGCAAACCGAGCTTCGGGAAGGAACTGTTCCTTGGACGGTTCCGGCTCGATCTGATCGATCCCTGGCAGGCCGCGGAATCCTCCACCGACGCCGACGACTTCCTCGCCAAGCTGGAGGCGTACCTCCGCGCCGAGGTGGACGGTGTGCGCATCGAGCGGGAGGGCCGGATCCCCGACGAGGTCTTCCACGGCCTGGCCCGGCTCGGCGCCTTCGGCATGAAGATCGACAAGGAATACGGCGGCCTCGGGCTGTCCAACCTGCACTACTGCAAGGCGCTCACGCTCATCGGCTCGGTGAACCCCGCCCTCGGCGCGCTCCTGTCGGCGCACCAGTCGATCGGGGTGCCGCAGCCGCTCAAGCTCTTCGGCACCGCCGAGCAGAAGAAGGCGTTCCTGCCCCGGCTGGCGGCGGGCGAGGTGTCCGCGTTCCTGCTCACCGAGCCGGACGTCGGTTCCGACCCGGCGCGCCTCGGCACCGTCGCCGAGCCCGTCGAGGGCGGCTACCGGCTCAACGGGGTGAAGCTGTGGGCCACCAACGGCACGCTGGCGACCCTGCTGGTGGTGATGGCCCGGGTGCCCGACCGCGGCATCACCGCGTTCGTGGTGGAGGGCGAGGCGCCCGGCATCACGGTGGAGCGGCGCAACGAGTTCCTCGGCCTGCGCGGGCTGGAGAACAGCGTGACCCGGTTCCACGACGTGTTCGTGCCGGCGGAGAACCTCATCGGCGGCCTGGGCAAGGGCCTCAAGATCGCGCTGACCACGCTCAACACCGGCCGGTTGTCGCTGCCCGCGCTCTGCCTCGGCGCGGCCAAGTGGTCGGTCAACATCGCCCGGGAGTGGTCGGCGGAGCGGGTCCAGTGGGGCCGCCAGGTCGGGCAGCACGAGGCCGTGGCCAAGAAGATCGCATTCATCGCCGCCACGACGTACGCGATGGAATCCATGTTGGATCTCTGCTGCACCATCGCCGACGACGACCGCAACGACATCCGCATCGAGGCCGCCCTGGTCAAGCTCTTCGCCAGCGAGATGTCCTGGCTGGTCGCCGACGAGCTGATCCAGGTACGCGGCGGCCGGGGCTACGAGACGGCCGAGTCGCAGGCCGCCCGCGGCGAGCGCGCGGTCGAGGCCGAGCAGATCCTGCGCGACCTGCGGATCAACCGCATCTTCGAGGGCTCGACGGAGATCATGCACCTGCTCATCGCCCGCGAGGCGGTCGACGCGCACCTCTCCGTCGCCGGCGACATCATCGACCCCGACGCCGGGGCCGGTCAGAAGGTCAAGACCGGGGCGCGGGCCGGCGCGTTCTACGCGCGGTGGCTGCCGACCCTGGCCGTCGGCCGCGGCCAGCTGCCGAAGGGCTACGGCGAGTTCGGCGTCCTCGCCGCGCACCTGAGGTACGTCGAGCGGGCCTCGCGCAAGCTCGCCCGGTCGGTCTTCTACGCGATGTCGCGCTGGCAGGGCAAGCTGGAGCGCAAGCAGGGCTTCCTCGGCCGCGTCGTCGACATCGGCGCCGAGCTGTTCGCGATGTCGGCGGTCTGCGTGCGCGCACAGGGCGAGCGGCAGACGCATCCCGAGGGCGTCGAGCTGGCACACGTCTTCTGCCGGCAGGCGCGGCTGCGGATCGAGGCGCTCTTCACCGCGCTCTGGGACAACACCGACGCACCGGACGTCGAGGTGGCCCGGCGCGTGCTCGACGGCCGCTACGCCTTCCTGGAGGAGGGCATCATCCTGCCGCCGGGCGACGGGGCCTGGGTGTCCACGTGGGAGCCGGGGCCGACCACGGCGGAGGACGTCCGCCGGCGGATACCGCCGGCCTGA